The following coding sequences lie in one Spinacia oleracea cultivar Varoflay chromosome 1, BTI_SOV_V1, whole genome shotgun sequence genomic window:
- the LOC110776897 gene encoding uncharacterized protein isoform X1, with the protein MEEGKGVAVTSSSSLADAPVPDNANVVEPLATDNGGSLSDDGIWLTDCDEEADEAFYLNREGKRRHEEFYNAGYRDGLSAGKNDAAQDGFNQGFKDSVMIGYKWGINRGVTSALVHIPNELKLKLVGTEEKKKEFQNLYEAVDSIGTEDALKLFYDDIQRGKSVERKKTVESDSSISHPSGSEHGDLESYFEKLDLLLRESPEVDVHLEVNKNRVS; encoded by the exons ATGGAGGAGGGTAAGGGTGTAGCCgttacatcatcatcatctttggCAGACGCTCCCGTTCCAGATAATGCAAATGTCGTTGAACCATTGGCTACTGACA ATGGAGGTAGCTTATCAGATGATGGAATTTGGTTGACTGACTGTGATGAGGAAGCAGATGAAGCATTTTATTTAAATAGGGAAGGGAAAAGGAGACATGAGGAATTCTATAAT GCTGGATATCGAGATGGTTTATCAGCCGGAAAAAATGATGCTGCTCAGGATGGGTTTAATCAGGGTTTTAAGGACTCTGTGATGATTGGTTACAAGTGGGGCATTAATAGGGGGGTAACCAG TGCCTTAGTTCATATCCCGAATGAGCTGAAGCTGAAACTTGTTGGAactgaagaaaagaaaaaagagtttCAGAACTTGTATGAAGCTGTGGATTCAATTGGAACAGAAGATGCATTGAAGCTCTTCTATGATGATATCCAACGAGGTAAATCAGTTGAAAGAAAGAAAACTGTTGAGTCTGATTCCTCAATCTCCCATCCAAGTGGTTCCGAACATGGTGATTTGGAAAGTTATTTTGAAAAGCTAGACCTACTGCTCAGAGAATCTCCCGAGGTTGATGTGCATCTGGAAGTAAATAAAAACAGAGTGTCTTAA
- the LOC110776897 gene encoding uncharacterized protein isoform X2 translates to MEEGKGVAVTSSSSLADAPVPDNANVVEPLATDNGGSLSDDGIWLTDCDEEADEAFYLNREGKRRHEEFYNAGYRDGLSAGKNDAAQDGFNQGFKDSVMIGYKWGINRGVTSALVHIPNELKLKLVGTEEKKKEFQNLYEAVDSIGTEDALKLFYDDIQRGPEC, encoded by the exons ATGGAGGAGGGTAAGGGTGTAGCCgttacatcatcatcatctttggCAGACGCTCCCGTTCCAGATAATGCAAATGTCGTTGAACCATTGGCTACTGACA ATGGAGGTAGCTTATCAGATGATGGAATTTGGTTGACTGACTGTGATGAGGAAGCAGATGAAGCATTTTATTTAAATAGGGAAGGGAAAAGGAGACATGAGGAATTCTATAAT GCTGGATATCGAGATGGTTTATCAGCCGGAAAAAATGATGCTGCTCAGGATGGGTTTAATCAGGGTTTTAAGGACTCTGTGATGATTGGTTACAAGTGGGGCATTAATAGGGGGGTAACCAG TGCCTTAGTTCATATCCCGAATGAGCTGAAGCTGAAACTTGTTGGAactgaagaaaagaaaaaagagtttCAGAACTTGTATGAAGCTGTGGATTCAATTGGAACAGAAGATGCATTGAAGCTCTTCTATGATGATATCCAACGAG GACCTGAATGTTGA
- the LOC110776896 gene encoding calmodulin binding protein PICBP, with product MVQRKVTHNKFGIQPCNKTTIKTRKKQDNTKPSFHNNHDDMGQGADLKAIKMMKKSRPIEISLRQSGHDVSRHPGKPPTHVAASLKKPSSCKSPCTRPNYMKSTSSFEARKEEATQVSCSKQHKVAKTSSFKVVRTLSKAPSFKHCARTITTTCSSTLKDAKFPPYLKLKPGATESEGRSVKRVCSYNHCSLNGDHHNRAPPLKRFMSSKRRLLKTLKVNRPEILPPRKGKAKRSECKGRGVGDQNEDFFVEIYVPDRGVDTHVSESVSDGPRSEIDQSEETNLSDLSFCPTNEYYPPTPVQSATSVSLDAFFCETSDREWEEEKTICTSGETYVQSNQSNDQDKPDFETVSSVDYEYPPYFYDEIVEYLCFSDADSLPDTQTGERNIEEPVMVEEKYEMNSGPKNEVAEEDSTQAEEATVHATEQENESADKQGTIISDLVEKIPEAQNEDLDSYQEPVGTDGDESNKYNYNINAEIREDNPADPVLGEGDSIKEITGIPQITENSDAKEGICMDNNDDRDGTDQSEDVATLAGQEETEAANSEEESDSIEFKFDSKNNVEEEKTAGMEDSKRTEEVGKCNSNNRESDANQESCNNLKRGMRCKKEDEYDEERGFNPRGPNFLEIEPDPEAEKVDLRHQEMDDRRNAEEWMLDHALQKTVNQLTPARKRKVALLVEAFEAVLPLPKVESSIGNNSSGFDHERLIQACLQ from the exons ATGGTCCAAAGAAAGGTGACACACAATAAATTTGGTATCCAACCTTGTaataaaaccaccatcaaaacTAGGAAAAAGCAAGACAACACCAAACCTTCCTTCCATAATAACCATGATGATATGGGTCAAGGGGCGGATTTGAAGGCCATCAAGATGATGAAGAAGTCTCGGCCGATCGAGATTAGCCTCCGTCAAAGCGGCCATGACGTGTCTCGCCATCCCGGAAAACCACCTACCCATGTTGCAGCAAGCCTCAAAAAACCATCATCATGTAAGTCTCCTTGTACTCGGCCGAATTATATGAAGAGTACAAGTAGTTTTGAGGCAAGAAAGGAAGAAGCAACTCAGGTCAGCTGCTCAAAACAGCACAAAGTAGCGAAAACATCTAGTTTTAAAGTAGTAAGGACCTTATCAAAGGCCCCCAGCTTTAAGCACTGTGCaagaacaataacaacaacCTGTTCATCAACCCTGAAAGATGCAAAGTTTCCTCCTTACCTTAAACTCAAGCCTGGAGCAACTGAATCTGAAGGAAGATCAGTAAAAAGAGTCTGCTCATATAACCATTGTTCTCTTAATGGTGATCACCATAACCGTGCACCTCCTTTGAAGCGTTTCATGTCTTCAAAACGCAGGCTGCTGAAGACTCTGAAGGTTAACAGACCGGAAATTCTTCCACCTCGTAAAGGTAAAGCAAAGCGTTCTGAGTGTAAGGGGAGAGGAGTAGGGGATCAAAATGAGGATTTCTTTGTTGAAATCTATGTTCCGGATAGAGGGGTTGATACACATGTGTCTGAAAGCGTATCAGATGGTCCGCGCTCTGAGATTGATCAAAGTGAAGAAACTAATTTGTCAGACTTGAGTTTTTGTCCTACAAATGAATATTATCCACCAACACCTGTTCAGAGCGCTACTAGTGTCAGTTTAGATGCATTTTTCTGTGAAACCTCTGACAGAGAGTGGGAAGAAGAGAAGACAATTTGTACTAGCGGTGAAACTTACGTTCAGAGCAATCAGAGTAATGATCAAGATAAACCTGATTTTGAGACAGTCAGTAGTGTTGACTATGAATACCCACCATATTTTTATGATGAAATTGTGGAGTACCTATGTTTCAGTGATGCTGATTCTTTACCAGATACTCAGACAG GTGAAAGGAACATAGAAGAGCCAGTTATGGTAGAAGAAAAGTATGAAATGAATTCTGGACCAAAAAATGAGGTAGCTGAAGAGGATTCTACCCAGGCAGAAGAAGCAACTGTACATGCCACTGAGCAAGAAAACGAGTCTGCTGATAAGCAGGGCACAATTATTTCTGACCTCGTTGAGAAAATTCCGGAAGCTCAAAACGAAGACCTTGATTCTTATCAGGAGCCAGTTGGAACAGATGGTGATGAATCAAACAAATATAACTATAACATAAATGCAGAAATCAGAGAAGACAATCCTGCTGATCCTGTCCTGGGAGAAGGAGATTCAATCAAGGAAATTACAGGCATACCACAAATAACTGAAAATTCAGATGCAAAGGAAGGAATTTGCATGGACAATAATGATGATCGAGACGGTACTGATCAAAGTGAAGATGTCGCAACCCTTGCAGGACAAGAAGAGACTGAGGCTGCAAATTCTGAAGAAGAGAGTGATTCAATTGAGTTCAAATTTGACTCCAAGAATAATGTTGAAGAAGAAAAAACAGCAGGAATGGAAGATAGTAAAAGGACAGAAGAAGTGGGTAAATGCAATTCCAACAACAGAGAATCTGATGCCAACCAGGAAAGCTGCAACAATCTAAAGAGAGGGATGAGATGCAAGAAAGAAGACGAATATGATGAAGAGAGAGGATTCAATCCACGAGGACCAAACTTCTTAGAGATTGAACCCGACCCAGAAGCAGAAAAAGTGGATCTGAGGCACCAAGAGATGGATGATAGGAGAAATGCGGAGGAGTGGATGCTTGATCATGCATTACAGAAGACAGTCAACCAACTCACTCCAGCACGAAAGAGGAAGGTAGCACTACTAGTTGAAGCCTTTGAAGCTGTACTGCCTCTACCAAAGGTTGAGTCTTCCATCGGGAATAATTCATCAGGTTTTGACCATGAAAGACTCATTCAAGCTTGTCTTCAATAA
- the LOC110776895 gene encoding uncharacterized protein isoform X2 — translation MSSINQSSWLCSLHTTKTFQPTPFRPTNPKFIKYKPLKFSSFAVCNSKDESNKTEESLKESIPDRVKLALEGARGYKKSLQLGKNQENGKDPVGESAGIVSEFGGYQQNKGILGNDKINVEDEKFSGEGDSGEKEIPEAIRRAMEKAKEYQKNKEVVSNGRSNVESENLPEYGDGGREVVPDAVRLAMEKTAEYDKNKGKPGQDKSNEEMEQLRGDVIGGDMDLPEAVRMAMAKAKEYKKNKGTIENNSSIVENSKLTEGGSASNLRKGNIGQNTENKGDLKISGIHFVGLNFADKKKSRGLPAGLVPVADSFSVDDLPEVEILVGDSSKFGSATSSESNTSPQEENSDLYKPKVTTWGVFPRPNDISKTFGGGRTIRPGEELESPEDRAAKEARSRQLVAAYKRKMGYNMDPKLRAECEKALEDGDSLMDVGRLKDALPYYQTVMDKLSFQTKLHGLAALQWSICQDSLNRTEEARVMYEKLQSHPAAEVSKKARQFIFSFEAMEMMKVRSSAPPKNIGYESYFEAFVEDKEDYNLGSAEEKDDALYQAFLYVVFLTSPILLVLLLVAIKGHRF, via the exons ATGTCATCCATCAACCAATCTTCATGGCTATGTTCTCTTCATACCACAAAAACCTTTCAACCCACCCCTTTTCGCCCCACAAACCCCAAATTCATCAAATATAAACCCCTTAAATTCTCTTCTTTTGCTGTGTGCAATTCCAAAGATGAATCGAATAAAACAGAAGAAAGCTTAAAAGAATCTATACCAGACAGAGTTAAACTTGCACTTGAGGGAGCTAGAGGGTATAAAAAATCATTGCAATTGGGTAAAAATCAAGAAAATGGTAAAGACCCAGTTGGTGAATCTGCTGGAATTGTAAGTGAATTTGGTGGGTATCAGCAAAACAAAGGAATTCTGGGTAATGACAAAATCAATGTTGAAGATGAGAAATTTTCAG GGGAGGGGGATAGTGGAGAAAAAGAGATCCCTGAAGCTATTAGAAGGGCGATGGAGAAGGCAAAAGAGTACCAAAAGAACAAAGAAGTAGTGAGCAATGGCAGAAGCAATGTAGAGAGTGAAAATCTACCAG AGTATGGAGATGGCGGAAGGGAAGTGGTCCCTGATGCTGTCAGGCTTGCAATGGAGAAAACCGCAGAGTATGATAAGAATAAAGGAAAACCGGGTCAGGACAAAAGCAATGAGGAGATGGAGCAGTTGCGTG GTGATGTAATTGGTGGAGATATGGACCTTCCGGAAGCTGTTAGGATGGCAATGGCGAAAGCCAAAGAGTATAAGAAGAACAAAGGAACCATTGAAAACAATAGTAGCATTGTGGAAAATTCAAAGCTGACAG AGGGAGGAAGTGCAAGTAATTTGAGGAAGGGAAATATTGGACAGAACACTGAAAATAAGGGAGACCTTAAAATTTCTGGGATTCATTTCGTGGGCTTAAATTTTGCGGACAAGAAGAAAAGTAGGGGACTGCCAGCTGGTCTGGTCCCAGTTGCAGACTCTTTTTCAGTTGATGATTTGCCTGAGGTGGAAATTCTTGTTGGTGATTCCAGCAAATTCGGAAGTGCAACATCCTCAGAATCTAATACATCTCCACAAGAAGAAAATTCTGATCTTTATAAGCCAAAGGTTACTACATGGGGCGTGTTTCCAAGGCCCAATGACATTTCCAAAACG TTTGGCGGTGGTAGGACTATTCGCCCTGGAGaagaacttgaaagtccggagGATAGAGCTGCTAAAGAAGCTCGATCCCGGCAATTAGTTGCTGCTTACAAGCGTAAGATGGGATATAATATGGACCCTAAGCTAAGAGCAGAATGTGAGAAG GCATTGGAAGACGGTGACTCCCTGATGGATGTAGGAAGGCTGAAGGACGCACTACCGTATTATCAAACAGTTATGGATAAGTTGTCCTTCCAG ACTAAGCTTCATGGTTTGGCTGCATTGCAATGGTCAATTTGTCAAGATTCACTTAATAG GACAGAAGAAGCTCGAGTTATGTATGAGAAGCTTCAGTCACACCCTGCTGCTGAAGTGAGCAAAAAGGCAAGACAGTTCATATTTAGCTTCGAG GCCATGGAGATGATGAAAGTTAGATCAAGTGCTCCACCCAAGAACATTGGTTATGAGAGCTACTTCGAAGCTTTTGTTGAAGATAAAGAAGATTATAACTTAGGAAGCGCTGAAGAGAAGGATGATGCTCTTTATCAAGCTTTTCTGTATGTCGTCTTCCTCACGTCTCCCATATTACTTGTACTACTACTGGTAGCCATAAAAGGCCATAGATTTTAA
- the LOC110776895 gene encoding uncharacterized protein isoform X1 encodes MSSINQSSWLCSLHTTKTFQPTPFRPTNPKFIKYKPLKFSSFAVCNSKDESNKTEESLKESIPDRVKLALEGARGYKKSLQLGKNQENGKDPVGESAGIVSEFGGYQQNKGILGNDKINVEDEKFSGEGDSGEKEIPEAIRRAMEKAKEYQKNKEVVSNGRSNVESENLPEYGDGGREVVPDAVRLAMEKTAEYDKNKGKPGQDKSNEEMEQLRGDVIGGDMDLPEAVRMAMAKAKEYKKNKGTIENNSSIVENSKLTGSEGGSASNLRKGNIGQNTENKGDLKISGIHFVGLNFADKKKSRGLPAGLVPVADSFSVDDLPEVEILVGDSSKFGSATSSESNTSPQEENSDLYKPKVTTWGVFPRPNDISKTFGGGRTIRPGEELESPEDRAAKEARSRQLVAAYKRKMGYNMDPKLRAECEKALEDGDSLMDVGRLKDALPYYQTVMDKLSFQTKLHGLAALQWSICQDSLNRTEEARVMYEKLQSHPAAEVSKKARQFIFSFEAMEMMKVRSSAPPKNIGYESYFEAFVEDKEDYNLGSAEEKDDALYQAFLYVVFLTSPILLVLLLVAIKGHRF; translated from the exons ATGTCATCCATCAACCAATCTTCATGGCTATGTTCTCTTCATACCACAAAAACCTTTCAACCCACCCCTTTTCGCCCCACAAACCCCAAATTCATCAAATATAAACCCCTTAAATTCTCTTCTTTTGCTGTGTGCAATTCCAAAGATGAATCGAATAAAACAGAAGAAAGCTTAAAAGAATCTATACCAGACAGAGTTAAACTTGCACTTGAGGGAGCTAGAGGGTATAAAAAATCATTGCAATTGGGTAAAAATCAAGAAAATGGTAAAGACCCAGTTGGTGAATCTGCTGGAATTGTAAGTGAATTTGGTGGGTATCAGCAAAACAAAGGAATTCTGGGTAATGACAAAATCAATGTTGAAGATGAGAAATTTTCAG GGGAGGGGGATAGTGGAGAAAAAGAGATCCCTGAAGCTATTAGAAGGGCGATGGAGAAGGCAAAAGAGTACCAAAAGAACAAAGAAGTAGTGAGCAATGGCAGAAGCAATGTAGAGAGTGAAAATCTACCAG AGTATGGAGATGGCGGAAGGGAAGTGGTCCCTGATGCTGTCAGGCTTGCAATGGAGAAAACCGCAGAGTATGATAAGAATAAAGGAAAACCGGGTCAGGACAAAAGCAATGAGGAGATGGAGCAGTTGCGTG GTGATGTAATTGGTGGAGATATGGACCTTCCGGAAGCTGTTAGGATGGCAATGGCGAAAGCCAAAGAGTATAAGAAGAACAAAGGAACCATTGAAAACAATAGTAGCATTGTGGAAAATTCAAAGCTGACAG GATCAGAGGGAGGAAGTGCAAGTAATTTGAGGAAGGGAAATATTGGACAGAACACTGAAAATAAGGGAGACCTTAAAATTTCTGGGATTCATTTCGTGGGCTTAAATTTTGCGGACAAGAAGAAAAGTAGGGGACTGCCAGCTGGTCTGGTCCCAGTTGCAGACTCTTTTTCAGTTGATGATTTGCCTGAGGTGGAAATTCTTGTTGGTGATTCCAGCAAATTCGGAAGTGCAACATCCTCAGAATCTAATACATCTCCACAAGAAGAAAATTCTGATCTTTATAAGCCAAAGGTTACTACATGGGGCGTGTTTCCAAGGCCCAATGACATTTCCAAAACG TTTGGCGGTGGTAGGACTATTCGCCCTGGAGaagaacttgaaagtccggagGATAGAGCTGCTAAAGAAGCTCGATCCCGGCAATTAGTTGCTGCTTACAAGCGTAAGATGGGATATAATATGGACCCTAAGCTAAGAGCAGAATGTGAGAAG GCATTGGAAGACGGTGACTCCCTGATGGATGTAGGAAGGCTGAAGGACGCACTACCGTATTATCAAACAGTTATGGATAAGTTGTCCTTCCAG ACTAAGCTTCATGGTTTGGCTGCATTGCAATGGTCAATTTGTCAAGATTCACTTAATAG GACAGAAGAAGCTCGAGTTATGTATGAGAAGCTTCAGTCACACCCTGCTGCTGAAGTGAGCAAAAAGGCAAGACAGTTCATATTTAGCTTCGAG GCCATGGAGATGATGAAAGTTAGATCAAGTGCTCCACCCAAGAACATTGGTTATGAGAGCTACTTCGAAGCTTTTGTTGAAGATAAAGAAGATTATAACTTAGGAAGCGCTGAAGAGAAGGATGATGCTCTTTATCAAGCTTTTCTGTATGTCGTCTTCCTCACGTCTCCCATATTACTTGTACTACTACTGGTAGCCATAAAAGGCCATAGATTTTAA